Proteins from a genomic interval of Treponema brennaborense DSM 12168:
- a CDS encoding HD-GYP domain-containing protein gives MKCSCEKNYEYHEIVDCITSALDARDPYTGHHSRRVSDMACLLCGYLGMGEEETQEIHIAGHLHDIGKIGIPDSVLLKSGRLDEKEWELMKRHPRIGAEILAKSAHFVKISDIILHHHERFDGTGYPFGTSGTEIPVGSRIVAVCDSIDAMASARAYRAAMPLEVCYGEIEKNIGKMYDPEIAEEMLRHWDVVSDIYGSDKN, from the coding sequence ATGAAGTGCAGCTGTGAAAAGAATTACGAATACCATGAAATTGTCGATTGCATTACCTCCGCGCTGGACGCCCGCGACCCGTATACCGGGCACCATTCAAGGCGTGTCAGCGATATGGCGTGTCTGCTGTGCGGCTATCTCGGAATGGGTGAAGAAGAAACGCAGGAAATTCATATTGCGGGGCATCTGCACGATATTGGCAAAATCGGAATACCCGATTCGGTACTGCTGAAATCGGGTAGGCTCGATGAGAAAGAATGGGAACTGATGAAGCGCCACCCTCGGATCGGTGCGGAAATTCTTGCAAAATCGGCTCACTTTGTAAAAATATCCGATATCATTCTTCATCATCACGAACGCTTCGACGGAACCGGGTATCCGTTCGGAACGTCCGGAACGGAAATCCCCGTCGGTTCAAGAATTGTCGCTGTCTGCGACTCAATCGACGCAATGGCGTCCGCAAGAGCGTACAGGGCTGCAATGCCGCTTGAAGTATGCTACGGCGAAATCGAGAAAAATATAGGGAAAATGTACGACCCCGAAATCGCGGAAGAAATGCTTCGGCATTGGGACGTGGTTTCGGATATTTACGGAAGCGATAAGAACTGA
- a CDS encoding amidohydrolase family protein codes for MEILSPEESIYYSKLSNDILAEGIKKNPTRFRGFAALPTPDPIQAAMELERCIKLGGFVGAIINGHINGHYLDEIQFDPILEAADALDVPLYIHPAVPPKAIIDTYYKMNDTYAQTVMVSGGWGWHIETGVHVLRLISSGVFDRHPNLKIVIGHLGEGLPFFMHRLNNAIGGNLKKSYSTYLKENIYYTISGFNDPDLFQFVLKKVGENNIMFSSDYPFNFPKREVELFNELNISEEVREKISFKNAERILKI; via the coding sequence ATGGAAATCTTATCTCCTGAAGAATCAATTTATTATTCAAAATTGAGCAATGATATACTTGCGGAAGGAATTAAAAAAAATCCTACGCGGTTTAGGGGCTTTGCAGCTCTCCCCACACCAGACCCAATCCAAGCTGCAATGGAACTTGAACGTTGTATAAAACTAGGTGGATTTGTTGGAGCTATTATTAATGGACATATTAATGGTCACTATTTAGATGAAATTCAGTTTGATCCTATTCTTGAAGCAGCAGACGCGTTAGATGTTCCATTGTATATTCATCCTGCTGTTCCGCCTAAGGCAATTATTGATACTTATTATAAAATGAATGATACATATGCTCAAACAGTTATGGTCTCAGGCGGTTGGGGATGGCACATTGAAACAGGTGTTCACGTTCTTAGGCTAATTTCCTCTGGCGTTTTTGATAGGCATCCAAATTTAAAAATTGTAATTGGACATTTAGGAGAAGGACTACCTTTTTTTATGCATCGTCTTAATAATGCCATAGGTGGTAATTTAAAAAAGAGCTATTCAACATATTTAAAAGAAAACATTTATTACACAATTTCAGGTTTTAATGATCCTGACTTGTTTCAATTTGTGTTGAAAAAAGTAGGAGAAAATAATATAATGTTTTCTTCAGACTATCCTTTCAATTTTCCAAAACGTGAAGTTGAACTCTTCAATGAACTAAATATATCTGAAGAAGTTCGCGAAAAGATTAGTTTCAAAAATGCTGAGAGAATCTTAAAGATTTAG
- a CDS encoding Mrp/NBP35 family ATP-binding protein — MSESCSHDCGSCSSDCAQRDLHEKLNPKSSVKKVIGVVSGKGGVGKSLVTSLLSVAMNGKGFRTAILDADITGPSIPKAFGLKEKATGTENELYPVVSKNGTQIMSINFLLENETDPVIWRGPVIAGAVKQFWSDVVWDNVDFMFVDMPPGTGDVPLTVFQSLSIDGIVVVATPQELVGMIVEKAVKMSEMMHIPVIALVENMSYVKCPDCGKQIKLFGESSIDKIAASYRVPVLARLPIDPAIAAACDAGEIESADVSALDEAATVIENLLRDSV, encoded by the coding sequence ATGAGTGAATCCTGTTCGCACGACTGCGGAAGTTGTTCTTCCGACTGTGCACAGCGTGATCTGCATGAAAAATTGAATCCGAAAAGCAGCGTAAAAAAAGTTATCGGCGTGGTGAGCGGAAAAGGCGGCGTGGGCAAGTCGCTCGTTACGTCGCTTTTGAGCGTGGCAATGAACGGAAAAGGGTTCCGCACCGCTATCCTCGACGCCGATATTACCGGACCGTCGATTCCCAAAGCGTTCGGGCTGAAAGAAAAGGCGACGGGAACCGAAAACGAATTGTATCCGGTTGTCAGCAAAAACGGTACGCAGATTATGTCTATCAATTTTTTGCTTGAAAACGAAACGGATCCGGTCATATGGCGCGGTCCGGTTATCGCCGGGGCGGTCAAACAGTTTTGGTCGGACGTCGTATGGGACAACGTTGATTTTATGTTCGTCGATATGCCGCCGGGAACCGGCGACGTGCCGCTGACGGTGTTTCAGTCTCTGTCGATCGACGGAATCGTCGTCGTCGCGACGCCGCAGGAATTGGTCGGCATGATCGTTGAAAAAGCGGTGAAGATGTCGGAAATGATGCATATTCCGGTGATCGCTCTTGTGGAAAATATGAGCTACGTGAAGTGTCCCGACTGCGGAAAGCAGATAAAGCTGTTCGGTGAAAGCTCTATCGATAAAATTGCCGCTTCCTACCGGGTTCCCGTTTTGGCACGGCTACCGATAGATCCTGCGATTGCGGCTGCCTGCGACGCGGGGGAAATCGAGTCGGCCGACGTGTCCGCGCTCGACGAAGCGGCGACTGTAATTGAAAATCTCTTGCGGGATTCCGTATGA
- a CDS encoding ATP-binding protein, which yields MYRIAIEKLLKWKESKRRKPLIIEGARQVGKTWLMNEFGKQAYADTVYINFDSNSRMAELFTSDLDTDRLIMGLELYVGRKINPNNTLLIFDEVQEVPRALSSLKYFYENAPQYHIVCAGSLLGIALHEGTSFPVGKIDFLKLYPLSFREFLMAIGKERFAELLDKQDFGMIASFRQTYIDALKHYYFVGGMPEAVQSFAENKDFNEVRDIQKRILAAYEQDFSKHAPNEIVPKIRMLWNCIPSQLAKENKKFIYGLVREGARAKEYETAIMWLSDCGLVHKVSRVNAASIPLKAYEDLKAFKLFVVDVGLLGCIAGLRQRTLLDGNDLFVEFKGALTEQYVCQQLKTIEDLGIYYYTNDRGSCEVDFIVDTGEQIIPVEVKAEVNLRSKSLKTYQEKFTPEVSVRTSMADFKKEDWLVNLPLYAIEKIDKTVDELS from the coding sequence ATGTACCGAATTGCTATTGAAAAACTGTTAAAATGGAAAGAAAGCAAGCGCCGCAAACCGCTAATTATCGAAGGAGCTCGGCAAGTCGGTAAAACTTGGCTGATGAACGAATTTGGCAAACAAGCGTATGCAGATACTGTTTATATTAACTTCGACTCTAATTCCAGAATGGCGGAACTGTTTACATCCGATTTGGATACTGACCGTCTGATTATGGGGCTGGAGTTATATGTGGGGCGCAAAATTAACCCCAATAATACTCTTTTGATTTTCGATGAAGTACAGGAAGTTCCGAGAGCACTCAGTTCCCTCAAATATTTTTACGAAAATGCACCGCAATATCACATCGTCTGTGCTGGTTCTCTTCTCGGCATTGCTTTGCACGAGGGCACATCCTTTCCTGTTGGCAAGATTGACTTCTTAAAACTCTATCCTCTTTCATTTCGGGAGTTTTTGATGGCAATCGGCAAGGAGCGTTTTGCAGAGCTTCTTGATAAGCAGGACTTTGGAATGATTGCAAGTTTTAGACAAACATATATCGATGCCTTGAAGCACTATTACTTTGTTGGCGGTATGCCCGAAGCGGTGCAGAGCTTTGCAGAAAATAAGGATTTTAATGAGGTGCGTGATATTCAAAAAAGAATCCTTGCTGCTTATGAGCAGGATTTTTCCAAACACGCCCCAAATGAGATTGTGCCCAAAATTCGTATGTTGTGGAACTGTATTCCCTCTCAGCTTGCAAAAGAGAACAAGAAATTTATTTACGGTCTTGTTCGTGAAGGGGCTCGTGCAAAAGAATATGAAACAGCAATTATGTGGCTTTCCGACTGTGGACTTGTCCATAAGGTCAGCCGAGTCAATGCGGCAAGTATTCCATTGAAGGCATATGAGGATTTGAAGGCATTCAAGCTGTTCGTGGTAGATGTTGGATTACTTGGTTGTATAGCAGGACTCCGCCAGCGCACATTACTTGACGGCAATGACCTTTTTGTTGAGTTCAAGGGCGCTCTTACGGAACAGTATGTTTGCCAGCAGCTTAAAACCATCGAAGATTTAGGCATTTATTATTACACCAACGACAGAGGTTCCTGCGAAGTTGATTTTATTGTTGATACAGGCGAACAAATTATTCCGGTTGAAGTAAAAGCGGAAGTCAACCTTCGATCTAAGAGTTTAAAAACCTATCAGGAGAAATTCACCCCTGAGGTATCTGTTCGTACCTCGATGGCAGATTTTAAAAAAGAAGATTGGCTTGTTAACTTGCCGCTGTATGCGATTGAAAAGATTGATAAAACAGTAGATGAGCTGAGTTAA
- a CDS encoding MATE family efflux transporter, with protein sequence MVIPASAQNCIPAVSSMIMVILVNRFDVTTIAAYGVVKNIENILFYPAMAMNMALITVVAQLYGAKRNDRIKEYMKTALLYGSAIEVILTAIVLVFSTQISLVFVREAAVAAIASRGLKIIGLGYLCYMMTNVFTAKMAGVGRVNLSMILMFVYYIVIRVPLAVVLIGGPLGLDGMWTAILISHLAAVLMAFIVDRKMGMHICSSCS encoded by the coding sequence ATGGTGATTCCTGCAAGCGCGCAGAATTGCATTCCGGCAGTCAGCTCCATGATTATGGTAATCCTTGTAAACCGATTTGACGTAACGACGATAGCGGCGTATGGAGTTGTAAAAAACATAGAGAACATCCTTTTCTATCCGGCGATGGCTATGAACATGGCGCTAATCACGGTCGTAGCCCAGCTGTACGGCGCAAAGCGTAACGACAGAATCAAAGAATATATGAAGACTGCCCTGCTGTACGGTTCGGCGATCGAAGTAATTCTGACCGCCATTGTCCTCGTTTTTTCCACTCAGATTTCACTTGTCTTTGTAAGAGAAGCGGCCGTAGCAGCCATCGCAAGCCGCGGCTTAAAAATCATCGGACTGGGATATTTGTGCTACATGATGACAAACGTTTTTACGGCAAAAATGGCGGGCGTCGGACGCGTGAACCTGTCGATGATTCTCATGTTCGTCTATTACATTGTCATCCGCGTGCCGCTTGCAGTCGTATTGATTGGCGGACCGCTCGGACTTGACGGCATGTGGACGGCAATCCTTATCAGCCATTTGGCGGCGGTTCTTATGGCATTTATTGTGGACAGGAAAATGGGAATGCACATTTGTTCTTCATGCTCTTGA
- a CDS encoding helix-turn-helix domain-containing protein yields the protein MNEIVAVLGQNIRKFRKNLGWTQEQLAEKAQISVPFMTQIELGRKSASLEVIENISKSLGVPYDALFKKDAADMCCPKYEIHILKKEIIEEVTKAIFSVFDKSRLSV from the coding sequence ATGAATGAGATAGTCGCCGTCTTAGGGCAAAATATAAGAAAGTTTCGTAAGAATTTAGGCTGGACGCAAGAGCAGCTGGCCGAAAAGGCACAAATCTCCGTTCCGTTTATGACGCAGATTGAGCTGGGAAGAAAATCGGCATCGCTTGAAGTTATAGAGAATATTTCCAAATCCTTGGGCGTGCCTTATGATGCGCTCTTTAAAAAAGACGCTGCCGATATGTGCTGTCCCAAATACGAAATCCATATCCTTAAAAAAGAGATTATAGAAGAAGTGACAAAGGCTATTTTTTCCGTTTTTGATAAAAGCCGGCTTTCCGTTTAA
- a CDS encoding helix-turn-helix transcriptional regulator — translation MKIDRLVSIIMLLLEKKRIGAQELSEQFEVSKRTIYRDIDALSMAGIPVSATSGAGGGFEIMPEYKIDKGVFSADDLSAILTGLTGLSDLICGSELANALAKVRRFVPSDRAKDIELKANQIHIDLTPWISNRNVQPYLEMIKTALQENRLISFDYADRRGNKTARIAEPYQLVLKSSRWYVQSYCRTRNDFRLFRLSRMSSLKMSEESFAPREFQEPILDTAEIVKPLLTTVKIRIRKSIMERVLDFCPYEDFLPDGDGQYTVDFPFIENDYYYDILLGFGARCECLAPPHVRAEMQRRICEMAAVYER, via the coding sequence GTGAAAATTGACCGACTTGTCAGTATCATCATGCTTCTCCTCGAAAAAAAGCGGATAGGCGCACAGGAACTTTCGGAGCAGTTTGAAGTTTCAAAGCGCACGATCTACCGCGACATAGACGCTCTCAGCATGGCAGGAATTCCCGTCAGCGCGACATCCGGGGCGGGCGGCGGGTTTGAAATCATGCCTGAATACAAGATTGATAAAGGCGTTTTTTCGGCCGACGACCTTTCCGCAATCCTTACGGGACTTACCGGGCTTTCCGACCTGATTTGCGGCAGTGAGCTTGCAAACGCGCTTGCAAAAGTCAGGCGTTTTGTTCCTTCCGACCGCGCAAAAGACATCGAGCTGAAGGCGAACCAGATTCACATCGATTTAACCCCGTGGATTTCAAACCGGAACGTTCAGCCGTATCTTGAAATGATTAAAACCGCATTGCAGGAAAACAGGCTGATTTCGTTTGATTATGCCGACCGCCGGGGAAACAAGACTGCGCGCATTGCCGAGCCGTATCAACTTGTGCTGAAAAGCAGCCGTTGGTACGTGCAGTCGTATTGCCGCACAAGAAACGATTTCCGCCTGTTCCGGCTTTCCCGAATGTCATCATTGAAAATGTCGGAAGAATCGTTTGCTCCGCGCGAGTTTCAGGAGCCGATTTTAGATACTGCGGAAATTGTAAAGCCGCTTTTGACGACGGTAAAAATCCGCATCCGCAAATCGATCATGGAGCGGGTGCTCGATTTTTGCCCGTATGAGGATTTTTTGCCGGACGGGGATGGGCAGTACACCGTCGATTTTCCGTTTATCGAAAACGATTACTACTACGACATTCTTTTAGGTTTCGGGGCTAGATGCGAGTGCTTGGCGCCGCCGCACGTCCGCGCGGAAATGCAGCGCAGGATTTGCGAAATGGCGGCGGTGTATGAAAGGTAA
- a CDS encoding C-GCAxxG-C-C family protein — protein MSGVPQERLTKDGPSSKDGQRLELEKQSPKAALAMKLFRDGFNCSQSVLGAFCADFGLEREPAMRLASSFGGGIGRMREVCGAVSGMCMAAGLAEGYADPHAQTEKAEHYARIQKLAAAFRELNGSIVCRELLGLGEGGSDPVPAARTDAYYRKRPCEILVGQAALILESHLAGTR, from the coding sequence ATGAGCGGCGTTCCGCAGGAACGGCTTACGAAAGACGGCCCGTCTTCAAAAGACGGGCAGCGGCTCGAACTGGAAAAGCAGTCGCCGAAAGCCGCTTTGGCAATGAAATTGTTCCGCGACGGCTTTAACTGTTCCCAGTCGGTTTTAGGCGCGTTCTGTGCCGATTTCGGCTTGGAGCGGGAACCGGCGATGCGCCTTGCGTCGTCGTTCGGCGGCGGAATCGGCCGTATGCGCGAAGTGTGCGGCGCCGTGAGCGGAATGTGTATGGCTGCGGGGCTTGCCGAAGGATACGCCGATCCGCACGCGCAGACGGAAAAAGCGGAACATTACGCGCGTATTCAAAAGCTCGCGGCGGCGTTCCGCGAGTTGAACGGTTCCATCGTGTGCCGCGAACTGCTGGGGCTCGGAGAAGGCGGATCCGATCCGGTTCCGGCGGCGCGGACCGACGCATATTACCGAAAGCGCCCGTGCGAGATTCTGGTGGGGCAAGCCGCTTTGATTTTGGAATCGCATCTGGCCGGAACGCGTTAA
- a CDS encoding bacteriohemerythrin, protein MAEKIEWRDSYNVNIAEIDMQHKKLVAIANELYDLTVGEPAVYPNNVSKIIKKLTDYTVYHFDHEENFFRRYGYAQADFHKMQHEQFIQQINEQIRKLSQPTQADGQRLYEYLVTWLLNHIAKSDKVWAAFVLPKLK, encoded by the coding sequence ATGGCGGAAAAGATAGAATGGCGCGATTCGTATAACGTTAATATTGCGGAAATAGATATGCAGCATAAGAAATTGGTTGCGATTGCGAACGAATTGTACGATCTGACGGTGGGGGAGCCCGCGGTTTATCCGAACAACGTATCGAAAATCATAAAAAAACTGACCGATTATACGGTGTATCATTTCGATCACGAGGAAAATTTCTTTCGTCGCTACGGATACGCGCAGGCCGATTTTCATAAGATGCAGCACGAGCAGTTCATTCAGCAGATAAACGAGCAGATCCGAAAGTTGTCGCAGCCCACTCAGGCGGACGGACAGCGGCTTTACGAATATCTGGTAACGTGGCTTTTAAATCATATTGCCAAATCGGATAAAGTGTGGGCGGCGTTCGTTTTGCCGAAGCTCAAATAA
- a CDS encoding type 1 glutamine amidotransferase family protein, with product MTTIYVYVLDTLADWEIGYVTAELNSGRFFKKSVERIAVKTVSRTKEPVRSMGGMTVIPDYIIEEIDVNKENVLLLPGADSWNDAKHRAVIEKAGQMLACGGTVCAICGATVALASAGLLNDRPHTSNGAGFLEMFASGYKGQRFYADSPSVADGNLITAGSTGGLLWAKQIIERLDVFSPETLEAWYNYFSTGKPEHFFALMNTVQG from the coding sequence ATGACGACAATCTATGTGTATGTGCTTGACACTTTGGCGGACTGGGAGATTGGGTATGTTACGGCGGAACTGAATTCCGGGCGGTTTTTCAAAAAGAGTGTGGAGCGAATTGCGGTAAAAACCGTGAGCCGTACAAAAGAGCCGGTCAGGTCGATGGGCGGAATGACGGTAATTCCCGACTATATAATAGAAGAAATTGACGTAAACAAGGAAAACGTTCTGCTGCTGCCGGGCGCGGATTCTTGGAATGATGCAAAACACCGTGCGGTTATCGAAAAGGCAGGCCAAATGCTCGCTTGCGGCGGAACGGTGTGCGCAATCTGCGGTGCCACAGTTGCGCTTGCAAGCGCCGGGCTTTTGAACGACCGTCCTCATACGAGCAACGGCGCGGGATTCCTTGAAATGTTCGCTTCCGGCTACAAGGGGCAGCGTTTTTATGCGGACTCGCCGTCCGTTGCGGACGGCAATCTTATTACCGCGGGCAGCACGGGCGGCTTGCTGTGGGCAAAGCAGATTATCGAGCGGCTGGATGTTTTCAGCCCGGAAACGCTGGAAGCCTGGTACAACTATTTCAGCACCGGAAAGCCGGAACATTTCTTTGCGCTGATGAACACGGTGCAGGGCTAA
- a CDS encoding DUF975 family protein, with translation MVINRKELKANAKKQIKGNVGTFFGLSIVIGLIISISGITAIGPLLLAGAFSVGIAMFSLEVVRQKKGNFNTGFKGFKQFGSSFVATLLMNIFICLWSLLLFIPGIIATLRYSMTYFILADNPEMSGSEAIKKSKEIMKGHKGELFVLLFSFFWWYVLCLITFGLAAIYVSPYIHATIANLYEQIKGEPAEKIEPHADN, from the coding sequence ATGGTTATCAATCGAAAGGAATTAAAGGCAAATGCAAAGAAGCAGATAAAAGGAAATGTAGGAACGTTCTTTGGTCTTTCTATTGTCATTGGACTCATTATCAGTATATCCGGTATTACAGCCATCGGCCCGCTGCTTTTGGCTGGGGCGTTTTCAGTTGGCATTGCAATGTTCTCATTGGAAGTCGTAAGGCAGAAAAAAGGAAACTTCAACACAGGATTCAAAGGTTTTAAGCAGTTCGGTTCGTCCTTTGTTGCAACTCTGTTGATGAACATTTTTATTTGTCTTTGGAGTCTCTTGCTGTTTATTCCCGGAATTATTGCGACACTACGCTATTCAATGACATATTTTATACTTGCCGATAATCCGGAAATGTCGGGTTCTGAAGCCATAAAAAAATCAAAAGAAATCATGAAAGGTCATAAAGGAGAATTGTTCGTTCTTCTTTTCAGTTTCTTCTGGTGGTATGTTCTCTGTCTTATCACATTCGGTCTCGCTGCGATTTACGTTTCTCCCTATATTCACGCAACAATTGCCAACCTCTATGAGCAGATAAAAGGTGAACCCGCAGAAAAAATTGAACCGCATGCAGATAACTGA
- a CDS encoding DUF1697 domain-containing protein, whose amino-acid sequence MKRYIALLRGINVSGKNKISMSELKKGFEELDFSEVMTYLNSGNVVFSSSGEDKNMLLHKIKSMIKDRFDLEIPVFIVLQEKLKELLSNAPDWWGDDSKEIYDNIIFLLPPLSYQELYDELGDPKAEYEKVHHYENAVFWSFSRKDYQKTHWWSKTANAEVSDKITIRTANTVRKIVRL is encoded by the coding sequence ATGAAAAGATATATAGCCTTGCTAAGAGGAATCAACGTCAGCGGAAAAAACAAGATATCCATGTCTGAATTAAAAAAAGGCTTTGAAGAACTGGATTTCTCAGAGGTCATGACGTACCTGAATAGCGGCAATGTCGTCTTTTCGAGTTCCGGTGAGGATAAAAACATGCTTCTGCACAAAATTAAATCGATGATAAAAGACAGATTTGATTTAGAGATACCGGTTTTTATTGTTTTGCAGGAAAAATTGAAAGAACTGTTAAGTAACGCTCCCGATTGGTGGGGAGATGACAGTAAAGAAATATACGATAATATCATATTCCTGCTGCCGCCTTTATCTTATCAGGAGCTTTATGATGAACTAGGCGATCCGAAAGCGGAATATGAGAAAGTGCATCATTATGAAAATGCCGTATTTTGGTCGTTTAGCCGAAAAGATTATCAAAAGACACATTGGTGGTCAAAAACGGCCAATGCAGAGGTAAGTGATAAAATTACGATCCGAACGGCAAATACAGTAAGGAAGATCGTGCGTTTGTAA
- a CDS encoding epoxide hydrolase family protein, producing MKEFSIHFSEEQMEALRHRIGAARLPKILNGEDWRLGTGSSYLSALLDSWQNGYDWSHKEKELNRYPQYTCELNGTTIHFFHIPGSRKGAVPLLLTHGWPDSFLRYAKAFPLLAEFDLVVPSLPGFAFSTLPEKGYVNNAEIAEIWHKLMTEVLGYKEYAASGGDMGRGVTCYLASRYPNEVKGIHLTDVGMAAELVGAPDSKLNSAELDYKRKVNEWLRTEGVYISMNGTKPQTLAYSLSDSPAGMAAWITEKYRAWSDWPLLTMDDILDCLTLYWMTNTAGTAIRVYHGNNFTLPPLGKIQVPTAIAAFPKDILPVPREWIEKNYPVVMYTEMPRGGHFTALEQPEAFAENVSEFLKIIV from the coding sequence ATGAAAGAATTCAGCATTCATTTTAGCGAAGAACAAATGGAAGCACTTCGGCATCGCATCGGTGCCGCGCGGCTTCCGAAAATACTGAACGGTGAAGACTGGCGTTTGGGAACCGGGAGCAGCTATTTATCGGCACTGCTTGATTCTTGGCAGAACGGCTACGACTGGTCGCATAAAGAAAAGGAATTGAACCGGTATCCGCAGTACACGTGCGAACTGAACGGAACGACCATCCACTTTTTCCATATTCCGGGTTCCCGCAAAGGTGCAGTGCCGCTGCTGCTGACGCACGGTTGGCCGGACAGTTTTCTGCGCTATGCAAAAGCGTTTCCGCTTCTTGCCGAGTTCGACCTCGTTGTACCGTCGTTGCCGGGATTTGCTTTTTCCACGCTGCCTGAAAAAGGGTACGTAAACAATGCCGAAATTGCCGAAATCTGGCACAAACTGATGACGGAAGTGCTGGGGTATAAAGAGTATGCGGCTTCCGGCGGAGACATGGGGCGCGGCGTTACCTGCTATCTTGCCTCGCGTTATCCGAATGAAGTAAAAGGCATCCACCTGACCGATGTGGGAATGGCGGCGGAACTCGTCGGTGCGCCCGATTCAAAACTGAACTCAGCTGAACTTGACTACAAGCGCAAAGTCAATGAATGGCTTCGCACGGAAGGTGTCTATATCAGTATGAACGGCACAAAGCCGCAGACATTGGCGTATTCGTTAAGCGATTCACCTGCCGGAATGGCCGCCTGGATAACGGAAAAGTACCGGGCCTGGAGCGACTGGCCGCTGCTCACGATGGACGACATCCTTGACTGCCTGACGCTCTACTGGATGACAAATACCGCAGGAACTGCCATTAGGGTTTACCACGGCAACAACTTTACGCTGCCACCTCTGGGCAAGATTCAAGTGCCTACGGCCATCGCCGCGTTTCCGAAAGACATTCTCCCGGTTCCGAGGGAATGGATTGAAAAGAACTATCCTGTCGTAATGTATACGGAAATGCCGCGCGGCGGTCATTTTACAGCCTTGGAACAGCCGGAAGCGTTTGCGGAAAACGTTTCGGAGTTTCTGAAAATCATTGTGTGA
- a CDS encoding GrpB family protein, which yields MSKRLSEMSTEELWQLFPIFLTAHQDCWEQWYSGEETALKKILPPNARINHIGSTSVNSIWAKPIIDILVEASTEADFECIKASLIDIGFTFMSRSSNRISFNKGYTENGFAEKVFHLHLRYVGDNDELYFRDYLREHTEIAKEYEKMKLELWKKYEHDRDGYTNAKTDFIAKYTEHAKQEYGSRYC from the coding sequence ATGAGTAAAAGACTTTCGGAAATGAGCACAGAAGAATTGTGGCAGCTGTTTCCCATTTTTCTGACGGCACATCAAGATTGCTGGGAACAATGGTATTCGGGCGAAGAAACTGCGTTAAAGAAAATATTGCCGCCGAATGCTCGGATCAATCACATAGGAAGCACGTCTGTTAATTCCATATGGGCGAAACCTATTATTGACATTCTTGTTGAGGCTTCAACCGAGGCCGATTTTGAGTGCATAAAAGCGTCGCTCATCGATATCGGTTTTACTTTTATGAGTCGAAGTTCAAATAGAATTTCATTCAATAAAGGATATACGGAAAACGGATTTGCGGAAAAAGTATTCCATTTGCATTTAAGATACGTCGGGGATAATGATGAATTGTACTTCCGGGATTATTTGCGGGAACATACTGAGATTGCAAAAGAGTATGAAAAAATGAAATTGGAGCTTTGGAAAAAGTATGAGCATGACAGAGACGGCTATACAAATGCCAAAACGGATTTCATTGCAAAGTATACGGAGCACGCAAAACAAGAATATGGAAGCAGGTATTGCTGA
- a CDS encoding class I SAM-dependent methyltransferase encodes MKTERTENTNKHFWQKFAKLYAPFMKKNRSTYNAICRNVTPYIAPDKDVLELACGTGQLTFLMAGTAGTWTATDYSENMIAEIKKRAAVCGVPNTTYEVQDATALRYNDGQFDVVLIANALHIMPHPETALKEIRRVLKRDGILLAPTFVYEKGVPKLLVAVMEKIGFKTYHKWTKAELCTAVSSCGFEIKSCDLIEGNPMPECVLIAGRGRHERA; translated from the coding sequence TTGAAAACGGAACGAACTGAAAACACGAACAAGCATTTCTGGCAGAAGTTTGCAAAACTGTACGCGCCGTTTATGAAAAAGAACCGCAGTACATACAATGCAATTTGCCGGAACGTTACGCCGTATATTGCACCGGACAAAGACGTTCTGGAGCTTGCGTGCGGTACGGGACAGCTGACTTTTCTTATGGCGGGAACCGCCGGAACATGGACTGCCACCGACTATTCGGAGAACATGATTGCCGAAATCAAAAAGCGCGCCGCCGTTTGCGGGGTGCCGAACACAACGTACGAAGTGCAGGACGCCACCGCCTTGCGCTACAACGACGGGCAGTTTGACGTTGTGCTTATTGCGAACGCGCTCCACATCATGCCGCACCCGGAAACCGCCCTAAAAGAAATCCGGCGCGTCCTTAAACGCGACGGCATTTTGCTTGCACCGACGTTCGTGTACGAAAAAGGTGTGCCGAAACTTCTTGTTGCCGTTATGGAAAAAATCGGCTTCAAGACGTATCACAAATGGACAAAAGCGGAATTGTGCACGGCGGTTTCGTCCTGCGGTTTTGAAATAAAATCATGCGATTTAATAGAAGGAAACCCGATGCCGGAGTGCGTTCTGATTGCCGGCAGGGGACGGCATGAACGGGCTTAG